TGCTTTATCTCCAAGGGGCTGGATGAGGAAGGCGAGGAGGAAACTCTGCTGGGGACGTTCACCTACGCCGTGCAGAAAGAGCTGACCCAGACCTTCCCTCTGCAGGTACAGTGCGCGCGAGCAGGCAAGAGGCCAGGGCAGAGACGCCGGTTTGCCAGCAAGTCGCCTGCAGAAGGCGCGTGGACGGTCCCTGCCGGGGCAGGGGCCCGACCCGGGCCGAGAGAAGCATTGGCGGGATCGGGAGGGAGAGTGGCATCGGGCAGGGCggcaaaagcagaacaaaggcCGCGCTGGCCCCACAGCCGTCCTGGTCCCCGGAGCTGCCTGGCAGCACCCGCCAGGCAGGCGGTGGCAGGGAGGACGCCCAGCACCTTGCCCCGGCATCAGGACTTTCCCTGGGCCCCGCTTCCCCGGCAGCAGCGAGCCTCAGGTTTCCAGAGCTGCCGGCCACACTGTCTGAGGCCGGGCGTTTGCTCTGCAGGGGCCCAGGGGTCCTTTGCCGcgggggtgggagaagggaaggagggagaagctgCCGCCTCAGCCAGGGCGGGAGCTGGTCCCGGAGCAGGGGCGGGGCTGGCGGAGGAAGATGCGCGGAGCCCGCTCTGAGTCCTTACAGCCCAGGAGTGACGCTGCTTTTTGCCGTGGTTTCTTTGCAGAATGGGATCCCCAGAGCCTTTCGGTTTTTGAAACTTGGCATACGGAGCAACTGGGGAAAACCAGGATACACCTGCATTTATCGAGTGCAGGTGCATGGGAAGATTGTGGGAACGAATGCCGTCGGCGAGACGCATGTGAAGACCTTCCCTCAGTAACGATTAAAGAGGAGAATGGAGAAAGAGACCGGAGGGATGCGGCTGTTAGTGTGGTGCAGAGCAATGTTGTTTCAGAGGCCCTCTCAAAGCTGCCAACTTCTGCCTTTCGCAGGCTGAGGCCTTCCTCAGGCTCTCCGCTTTCTCTCCAGCACGGGGATGTTTCCTAACGGAGCAAAAGGAGACGACGCTCCCGTAGCCTTTCCGTGCCTAAGGTCCTTGACGAAATCCTGTGGCACGAGGGCCGCCCCCCCCATCTCGCCCCAAGAAGGAGTCGTCGGAGCCTGGCAGCGTTTGGGGGTCATGATCCCCAAAGCACTGGCCCATTCCATTCAGGGGGCACCTTGGCTCTGGGGACTGGGGTGCAGCCATGGCTGGGACCCTTGAGGGGTCTGAAACTCCAGCACCGAGGCTCCTCCCAGAGTTTCACAGGCCCTGCGGTTACTCTAGTCCCAGGCCACGTAGGGCCTAGGGTTTGGCCATATTGTCCACCAGCGTGTGtcacaaacccaaaccaacttCTTGATTCGGGGAATTTCTCCCCGTCTAACTGACTTGCCCGTGAGCAACCTATTAACTACTGCTCCTCatattgaaggaaaagaaacgCAAACAAAACCCGTTTGGGAGTCATGGTTCCCAAAGCACTGGCCCATTCCATTTAGGGGCACCTGGGCTCTGGGGACTGGGTGGGGTGGGGGCCCAGATGGGGTGCAGGCATGTCTGCGACCCTTGAGGGGTGTCTGAGATGGATGAGGAGGCCTGAGCAGCCTGtcgccggggtggggggggatcCTGGCTCAGCTCCTCCGTGCCCGTGTGCGCTCCCAGGCACAGCCCTCCACTTCTGccttctgccttctgcttctcttcaagAGAGCCACCGTTCTGCCGCCCTGAAACTCCAACgcacagccagctcccagctgaaTGCTGTACACACAAACATCTGTCTTTGTCACGGGGAGATTTGCCCAGTTCAGCTCTACGTCTTCAACAGCCAGTACGCAAGGGTATGCACCTACACCCATTCATCTCAGGTGGATGTCAACTCTGAAGCCTCAAGCTGACGGTTCCACCGTCACCCCTGCTGCTCTGCTAAGTATAGCACTAGGAGGCCTGAAGGCCAGTGTAATGTCCCTCTCACTCCAGCGGGCGCAGCTTTGCGGGGAAAGCTTGGGcacctctgctctccttccACCTTGCTTTCCTCATTTGCCTTTGAAGGGAATGGGGGAATAGGCAAGTTCAGGTGCACAGTTACATTGTCGTCAAGCTAATTCACAGGTCAGTGGGTGGGTGGGTAAATCGCCCTGTCCTCCGGTTCCAGGCAGCGACCCACACAAGCGGCAGCAGCTTCTGCCGTGCCTTCCTAGAGCCGCCGGCTCTAGAAAACTCCGGCAGCTCTGGGACTCAAACGGAGAGCCTTTCTCtttcaggtgctgctggggcagcctgCAGCCGAGCTGAAGTCCCTGCGGTAAGagccctctcctctctccagacCCGCAGCAGGTTTGGTGGGGGAGCGGCAGGTGCGGCCATGCTATTTGCACTCCCTTGCCCAGCGCCCAGGGCTCGTGCCTTTCGCTCCTGCCTGGGCCTTTTGCTAAACCTGGCGGGGGAGGGAAGCACTTGCaaaccaaggaaagaaaagggggcTCGAGCACCTCTGTCTGTGCTCCTCCCGAGCTTGGAGGCTGCGGGAGGGGCTGGGCAGCTCTCTGACAAGATCTGCTTTCCCGCTGTCTGCAGGAACACGCTGGCTGTGTGGGGGAAACCATCCCAAGAAATGCAACAGCTGAGGGATGAGCTGGCGCGCCTGGCTGCAGAGATCGGCGCTATGCAGAAGGTGATGCTGCACTTTGGGAAAGAGGGCTGGGGCGAGCAGGGCCCCGCCCAAGGCCCTTCCTGGGCCAGTTGGTGGGCTTTTCCTGCTCAGCCCACACACCCGTCCCTTGCCAGGGGCTGCTGGTTGAGCTTCTCTGCTGTAAAGCCCCTTCTCCTGGCCAGGTCTGACGTGGTCGTTTCCCCTGTTCCTTTGTGTCTTTCCCAGGAAGCTGAGCAAATGAGAGAGGCCATGTCTGCAACCACGCGGATGTCTGACTGGGCTCTGAAAAGCGCAGGTACGGAGAGACCTcaggtgcaggcaggcagggctcgTCGCACTGGGCTCGTGCTTGGGGTTGCCAAAAGGAGGCTGCGCTGCAGACTCTGCTCTCCGCGGCAGAGGGAGGTGGGACGAAACCACGGGGCCCAAGAGCAGGATTGTGGCAGAGCGGCTCCCTTGGGCTCACCCCAGTCCTGCTGTCAGACCCCTCGCTGGTGCCCCGGCCATGCCCCTGACAGCAtttctgccctctccctctccGCTGAGCTTTCCTGGGGAACGAAAGCGTATGGCTAGGTCATCCTCCGCTGTCCACGCAGCGGGGCCTTGGCTTGGGTCTGCGGCCCTTCCCGTGGGGGCTTGCTGTCTCGCAGCGCCCGCAGACCTTCTCTTTGTGCGGTTGCGGGAGAGAAGCCACCACCGGGCACAGGGATCCCCTCCTTCCTGGGGCACTTCCGAGGGTGCGGTACTGCGTgcggggctggcaggcagcctTAGAAGTCGCCTGCAGCCACCAGGTCCTCCGCGCCTGGGGCCTCTTGCAGTCAgctgctctcttctcccttcagGGGCTGCCATCGACCTGCAGAGATCGTTCAGCAGCTCGGCACGGCTCTGCAGGGTGTTTTGGTTCCTGTGTGCTCCACCCGTTCTGGATACCTTTGTGCAGGTATAGTAGCAGAAACCAtcagtgctgcttctcttgCCTCTCAGAAGGTTGGGGGCAAGCCCTGGGGCGTCTCCCCTCAGGCCGGTGGTATTGCTGAAGGCCGCGGCACTGGTCCGGTCTGGTGCCTGACACCTGAGGTCTCACACAGGGCTTGGCTCCCTCGAAAAGAGCAGTTGCCCTCAGAAgggggctgagctgagctgagctgagctgagctgagctgagctgagcttcCTGCCCACCATCGCTGGTCACTGCTGGGTGAAGAGGCTTCTTCTTTGGGAGCCCATTTCCCTGCCACAGCTCTGATTGTCCCTCTGCCGATGGGGCAGTGGAGGGTGGGggaaggctgcagagctgctggccaAGAAGAGAGGTTTCTTGAAAGGCCTGACTCCGGTGCAGGGTATCAGGTGTTTGCCACTGGCtggctgttttcctctttcctgggCCGGGAAGACGGCCGGGCGCTTCTGCCCGCTTCCCAACACGCCATGCATTTCGAGCACAAGCAGAGCCCACAGGCGCAGTGCCGCCTGTGCTTCTGGCTGCAGGGGAGTGCAGCGGGCCCCATCCTGCCCTCGCGTTCATTGCTCTTGCCCTCTGCTTTCAGCCGGATGCTTCCCCGGGATACTGCTGGCCTTTCCAAGGGTCTCGGAGCGAGGTGCTAATCCGGTTGCCCACACAAACACGACCGACGGCCGTCATTATTCAGCACGCCTCAAAGATAGCCTCACCGCTGGGGACTGTCAGTAGCGCCCCCCGAGATTTCACTGTCTCTGTAAGTCTCTGCCGGGCACTGGGGGCTGGGACCTGGCCACGGGGAAAAGCTGTAACGGGGACTTGCTGCTCTCTGCGCATCTGCCGAGATTCGTGTGCTCCGAAGCACTGCTGTTCCCTGAGGGGACATTTCAAGGGACACGCGGGCTGCTGTCACCCCTCCTAAGACTTGCTCAGCGCGTTTTGGCCCGGCACCTCCGGGCCCCTGAGCAACACACAAGGAGGGGACTCAGCCCCACCGCATCCTGTGCCAGACGGCACTGGAGCCGCAGGAGTGGGGCGCAGGTCACGGGCCCGGATCTGGCATGCGCGTTTCCTCATGGTCGAGTCGAGCCTGACCCGCTCCCCGGTGCTTTATCTCCAAGGGGCTGGATGAGGAAGGCGAGGAGGAAACTCTGCTGGGGACGTTCACCTACGCCGTGCAGAAAGAGCTGACCCAGACCTTCCCTCTGCAGGTACAGTGCGCGCGAGCAGGCAAGAGGCCAGGGCAGAGACGCCGGTTTGCCAGCAAGTCGCCTGCAGAAGGCGCGTGGACGGTCCCTGCCGGGGCAGGGGCCCGACCCGGGCCGAGAGAAGCATTGGCGGGATCGGGAGGGAGAGTGGCATCGGGCAGGGCggcaaaagcagaacaaaggcCGCGCTGGCCCCACAGCCGTCCTGGTCCCCGGAGCTGCCTGGCAGCACCCGCCAGGCAGGCGGTGGCAGGGAGGACGCCCAGCACCTTGCCCCGGCATCAGGACTTTCCCTGGGCCCCGCTTCCCCGGCAGCAGCGAGCCTCAGGTTTCCAGAGCTGCCGGCCACACTGTCTGAGGCCGGGCGTTTGCTCTGCAGGGGCCCAGGGGTCCTTTGCCGcgggggtgggagaagggaaggagggagaagctgCCGCCTCAGCCAGGGCGGGAGCTGGTCCCGGAGCAGGGGCGGGGCTGGCGGAGGAAGATGCGCGGAGCCCGCTCTGAGTCCTTACAGCCCAGGAGTGACGCTGCTTTTTGCCGTGGTTTCTTTGCAGAATGGGATCCCCAGAGCCTTTCGGTTTTTGAAACTTGGCATACGGAGCAACTGGGGAAAACCAGGATACACCTGCATTTATCGAGTGCAGGTGCATGGGAAGATTGTGGGAACGAATGCCGTCGGCGAGACGCATGTGAAGACCTTCCCTCAGTAACGATTAAAGAGGAGAATGGAGAAAGAGACCGGAGGGATGCGGCTGTTAGTGTGGTGCAGAGCAATGTTGTTTCAGAGGCCCTCTCAAAGCTGCCAACTTCTGCCTTTCGCAGGCTGAGGCCTTCCTCAGGCTCTCCGCTTTCTCTCCAGCACGGGGATGTTTCCTAACGGAGCAAAAGGAGACGACGCTCCCGTAGCCTTTCCGTGCCTAAGGTCCTTGACGAAATCCTGTGGCACGAGGGCCGCCCCCCCCATCTCGCCCCAAGAAGGAGTCGTCGGAGCCTGG
The nucleotide sequence above comes from Gymnogyps californianus isolate 813 chromosome Z, ASM1813914v2, whole genome shotgun sequence. Encoded proteins:
- the LOC127027419 gene encoding sperm-associated antigen 4 protein-like, which codes for MEMVQNSAPSFSSHRCSPSQEDEGTSWRGPARCSCSAGENERLVFSIAYSLAMSVLSFQRCLSTGVSTLKGIISLKKERFFTILFLMSLAALAGACCGTLLLVWMLQAKNVPQVLLGQPAAELKSLRNTLAVWGKPSQEMQQLRDELARLAAEIGAMQKEAEQMREAMSATTRMSDWALKSAGAAIDLQRSFSSSARLCRVFWFLCAPPVLDTFVQPDASPGYCWPFQGSRSEVLIRLPTQTRPTAVIIQHASKIASPLGTVSSAPRDFTVSGLDEEGEEETLLGTFTYAVQKELTQTFPLQNGIPRAFRFLKLGIRSNWGKPGYTCIYRVQVHGKIVGTNAVGETHVKTFPQ